The Pseudarthrobacter sp. BIM B-2242 region AACGGGCCCTTCCCAGAATTGGAGCAACTGATAAGCATGGATTGGCGTAACCGCGCAGCGTGCCTCGACAAGGACCCGGAACTGTTCTTCCCCGTCGGAAACACAGGGCCTGCCCTCCTTCAGATCGAGGAAGCAAAAAGCGTTTGCCGCCGCTGCCCGGTTGTTGACACTTGCCTCCAGTGGGCCTTGGAGTCCGGCCAGGACGCCGGCGTCTGGGGCGGCATGAGCGAAGACGAGCGCCGCGCCCTCAAGCGCCGCGCCGCAAGGGCACGCCGCGCCTCCTAGCCCAGGCGCCAGCGCAAAACAAACAGCATAAACGAATTCCTCAAAGCTATGGCTGCGACCCTTTCCGGGTCGCAGCCATAGCTTTTTCACCCATTGTCTTGGGCCGCTTCCCGCTCCGGAGATCAACTGGATGGTTGTAGTTCGGTGAAAGGGACCATTTCGCGCCCCCGTGAAATACACGGGATCGACTGACTGTAGGCACGTCGGTCCGGTTGCAGGCACTACCCGCCCGGCCGCGGATCCTTGTCACGTTTACTACTTGTTTCATCTTCTTAGTACTCAGGCTCAGAGTCGCCGCCTACGCGCCCTAAATTATCGGCTACCTGTCTTTTCATCCATTCAACATTCGGGTACCCAGCCCGCTTGATGGGCCATTTTCGCCATGCCACTCTGGTTCTGAAAGCCGGATCATCCAGCAGCGCACTGCAGCCTGGTCCCGCCGCGAAAAGCACCAATGCCGTTAGTGGGGGAAATGGAAAGCATCGTGGGGACAACGCCTGAATTATTACAGCCAATTACTTTTCGCCTCTTTGGAGTAATTGAAGCCCGGCACAGCAAGGTCCAGCAGAGCGCCAAGAGCGGCGCCCTCACAACTCCCAACCGAGGCAACGTGCCGGGCCTGGAAGCTAGGCCTGAGCACCACGAACGTGCCCCCAGCCCAGCTGATGCTCAGCGGCGAAAGCGGCATCGAACCGCAACACGTCGCACACGTTCGAACATCTCAGAGCCCTTGCGCACCCTTCCGCGATGTCACCCGGCGCCGTCGGCCACCGAAAAAGAACGGAGTAACTCATGACCATAACCAGATCCCGCTCGGCGCGGTGGCGCGCCAAGCTCGTGACCATCGGGGTGGTGGCGCCTGCCCTGACCGCCGCGCTGCTGACGCCTGGCGTGGCTAACGCGGCGATAGACAATCCGGCCCCGACGCCATTGGTGTCCTTCACTTTCGACGACGGCGGCCTCAGCGCGCTGACACAGGCCGCGCCGACACTTAAGAAACACGGGCTCACCGGCACGAATTACATCGTCACCGACTGCGTCGGTTTGACGTCTCTTCCCAATACCTGCCGCGCCGACGCGGACGTACCCTATATGTCGTGGGACCAGATCCTGGAGTTGCAGAACTCTTACGGGTGGGAGATCGGGTCACACACCGTGTCCCACCAATGCCTCGTGAGCGTCGGCAACGACTGCCAGGCCAACAAACTGACGCCCGCCCAGGTGGACGCCGAACTGGCAAACAGCAAAGCTGCCCTGGCCGCGCGCGGCATCAACGCGACCGCGTTCGCACCGCCTTACGGCGATTACGACATGTCAGTGGTGGCCCAGGTTGCCAAGTACTACAGCTCCATGCGCGGCTTCGCGGACAC contains the following coding sequences:
- a CDS encoding WhiB family transcriptional regulator, with translation MDWRNRAACLDKDPELFFPVGNTGPALLQIEEAKSVCRRCPVVDTCLQWALESGQDAGVWGGMSEDERRALKRRAARARRAS